A region of the Clostridiaceae bacterium genome:
TGTATCAGGAAGAGGACCTTCAGTTTCAGATGTTTTACTGGATTCTATTTCTTCTGTTGCTGCAATCCTGCTTGTCAATTCAATAAAACATATAATTTTTACAAGAAAAAAGTCTAATTAAAGAACAAAAAGTTGAAATTTGTAGTCTAAAATAAATAAATACTGTTGAATAGGTCTGTTTCTTGTTATAATAGATTTAGCAAAGATTTACTGGTAAAAAAAAGATTAAAAAGATTATTTCAATATAACGATAATGATTTACAAATGAAAAGGGGGCTAAAAATGAAGAAAAAATTTTATTCTAATACTTTAACAATACTTCTTTGTGTTGTGTACATACTTTCTTCAGGAATATTCGTGCCTCTGCAGGCACAAGCAGAAACGGGCAAGACAATATCAACCCTTGAAAAAGCTAATGTATTGAACAAGCTAACCATTCTGAGAGGAGATAATGGAGACTATAAACTGGCTGACAGCCTTCTTAGGTGTGAGGCTGCTGCTTTTATTGTAAGGTTATTAGGTAAGGAAACCTATGTACTTGAAAACAAAGAGGATTACTGGGTAACTCGATTCCCTGATGTGATAAGTACGGAATGGTATGCGCCTTATGTTGGCTATTGCACCAGAAATGGAATTATAAGTGGTGATGAATATGGTAATTTTAATCCCAATGCCGCTATTAGCGAAAAGGCTTTTCTTAAATTAATTTTAGGTTCTCTTGGTTTTGAGTACGGAATTGATTTCACATGGGAGGAAGTATATAGAAAAGCTTATCAAGTGGGCCTTGTAGAAGACAGTACATATTTGACCAAGACAGCGGACAACTTTCAGTACACCAGGGGACAGGTTGTAGATGTTATGTTCAGGGCTCTTACTATTGAATATGGCACAAATAAGGAAACTCTTCTTGGCGGACTGGTAAAGCAGAATGTGGTAAGCCTTGAGTTGGTTGAGTCCTTAAATATAGGTAAGATAGGGAACATTTCTCCTGGAGAAGATATAATTGAGGAAGCTGATGTAATAGAACAAATATTTGTTATTGATCAAAACCGCCTTGTTCTTAGACTGAGTAAAGATATAGAAACAATAAAAGCTGAGCAGATTACGATATATAAGACTCATGATTTTACAAATAAACTGGATGTTGAAATTCAGGCTCAAAGCGAGCAGAGCCTGGTGATTAATACTTCAGACCAGGAATCGCTTGAAGATTACACAATTGAAATTAGAAATGCAATATATAAAAACAATAAAAAACAAATTAATCTGATTGGAGAGTTTACAGGATATGAAAACCCAGAGTTGAAATCTGATTTCTTTAGGATCAGTAAAGTCAAACCAATCAGTAAAAATGCTATTCAGGTTTATTTTACCCATCCGGTTAATATAAACAGCGAAGATAGTTCCTATTATGTATTATTTGAGGGAAACCAGTTATTTGTTCAAGGTAATTCTCAGACTTTGACAGTAAAAGCTTCGGATACTGGAGAATATATTACTATATATCTAAATGCCAGAGAATTTTCAGGAGAAGTTAATTATATTCTTCAAGTAAGCGGCAATTTAATTAGTGCATATGGATGTAAATTAAATGAAGGCGAAGGGGATAGCATAAAATTCAGAGGAGTAGCTATTGATCCTGTAGATACGGCAAATGATGAAGAGCTTAGAGTGATAAAAATTTCAACGGTTGATAGCAGTACAATACAGCTGGATTTTAACAAAGAAATTAATCCTGTACTTGCAAAACAAATATATAATTTCTATGTAACTGATGAAAATGACATACCCTATCCGATTAAAAAGTCGAAAGCAGTAGCATATGGAGGAAGTAATAAAAGTATTGCCATAGGCATGCAGACTCCTTTAATTAATGGAAAGAACTATAAGATTATGATAAATAATATAAATGACATAAGCAGGCAATATTCTATAATTGAAAAGGAATATACTTTTACAGCTGCCTATCCCCAGGTAACATATATTTCCATTACTAATGCCTATGCGGTTGACAATTCTACAGTGGTTGTTCAGTTTAATAAAATGCTGGATGCTGCTTCAGCAGTAAATGTTACTAACTATCAGCTATATTCTTCACCTGGTACGACCTTTGTAGGCAACCCTGCCAAAGTTTACTATGATGAAATAAACAAACCTTATGAAGTAAAACTGTTTCTTTCAGAAGATAAGAAACTGGAAGCAGGAAAAATATATAAAGTAAAAATACTTAATACTTTGCAAGACTATTTGGGTAATAATGTATTTTCAGCTAGTGAATTTGGCTTCGCAGGCACAAACACCCAGCCTGTCAAACCAAATATCACAGATGCAATAATTATTTCAGGAGATGCGATTAAAATTACTTTTAATAAAGACATAGTACAGGAAATGCCCAATATCAATCCAAGTAATTACTTACTTCAGTACACCAATGGCCTTAATGTAGTAAAGAAAGTACCTATAAGCATAATATATATAGACTCAAAAACAATGGTATTAAAATTTGATTCCCTGGATTTTGAAACAAGTTATAAAATTAGTGCACTGGAGCTTAAGGATTATTCAGGAACTGTAACAAATTTGAGAACCGAACAAAATAGCGCTGTAACAGTAAGAATGGGAAAAAGATGATGTGAATTTAAAATAACAAATTATGATATAAGGATTGATATAACAATAAAAGAAAATTGAATAACCATAATAATACAGGTATGTACCTAATTTGAAGTATCCTCCTTTTGTACCTTGGTATTTTTGGTATAAAGGAGGATTATTTCATCTAGCTTTTTGCTATATTCCTGAATTTCGCTATGCTGTAAATCATAATTATGGTATACTATAAGCTGATCCAATCTGTCATGCATTTTCGACAAAATTGCTTCCAGCATGCTCTGCAAAAAAATCCACTCCTCACCAAGTTTTTACATATAATCCTATTATTATAATATCATAGTTTAGAATTTAATCAATTAGGATTAAGTATTTAGTTATATCCTTTTTTTGCCATAGGTGATTTCTACAATAGACTATTTTTTTTTCTTGCAAAAATGATATAATTGTATTCATGAAGGGGGAATATTTAGTGGATAAAAAAATTCTCATTGTAGACGATGAAAAAAATATTGTAGATATATTAAAGTACAATTTAAAAAAAGAAGGTTTTGAAACTATAGAAGCCTACGATGGGGAACAAGCCATAAACATGGCGCTAAATAACAAGCCTGATCTGATTATTCTTGACGTGATGCTGCCAAAATATGACGGTTTTACCGTATGCCGTAAATTAAGGCAGTCGATTTCCACCCCAATAATAATGCTTACAGCAAAAGAAGAAGAAGTTGATAAAGTTCTCGGCCTTGAATTAGGAGCTGATGATTATATAACCAAGCCATTTAGTACAAGAGAGTTAATAGCAAGAATTAAGGCAAATTTGAGAAGAACGGTTTTTGAAAATTCCTCAAATAATGATACGGCAAATGTCCTAAATTTTGGTGATCTTGCAATAGATATTGACAGGTATGAAGTGAGACGGGATGGTGAAGTTATAGATCTTACACTAAGAGAATTCGAATTGGTGAAGTTCCTGGCTATGCACAATGGCCAAATTTTTACCCGAGAGAGTCTCCTTGAAAAAGTTTGGGGTTATGAATATTATGGTGATGTTCGTACTGTAGATGTTACTATTAGAAGGATAAGGGAAAAATTGGAGAAGGATACTTCAAACTGTGAATATATCCTCACAAAAAGAGGAGTAGGTTACTATTTCAGGAAGTCATGTTAGGGGAGCATAGGATGTTTTTAAAGAGTCTTCAGTGGAGACTTGTAGCTTTTTTTTGTATAGTGACTTTTTGTTTAATAATACCTATAAGTTTTTTATTAAACAAAAGTGTAGAATATACCTATTACGATATATTTATCCAGGATATTCAGAGAGTTTTTAAAGGCTGGGATGTAACAAGCAGCAATCCAAGCCTTATGGAAATTCAAAATGGTATAAGAAATAACCCTAACGTGTTTTATATAATGGGTGAAAATAGAAGTTATACTATTGTTGGAAGGAAAGATAATACTATCTATTTTTCCTCAGACCCCTCATATGATGAAATGAGCAATGGTAAGTTCCTTAACGGCCTGCTTCAGTCTGAGAATTTTCTAAAAGGGTTGGCAGGTACGGGAGACGGTGATAATAACAGGCTGGTAAGATATGACAACAGGGATTTTTTTGATTATGCAAAACCAATAGGTGACTATGTGTTATATATCAGGTTTTATAAAGATGAATGGCAAAGAACAATTAATGTGTTTAACAGGATTATATTTAGTAGCTTGTTATTTGCGCTGACATTTGCGATAATACTTGGATATCTTCTTTCAAAAACTATAACAGTTCCTATTGTCAGGTTAATGCATAAGGCAGAAAGTATTGCCCGTGGTGATTTTAGTCAGGTTCTGGAAGTGAAGTCCGATGATGAAATAGGAAAACTTACTGAAGCTTTCAACTATATGTCAAAAAATTTAAGAGATACCTTAGCTGAGATTTCCAGTGAAAAAAACAAAATTGAAACGATATTGAATTATATGACTGACGGTGTTGTTGCATTCAACAAGAAAGGTGAAGTTATACACACAAATCCTGCGTTTATTGAAATGGTGGGAGAGGAAAATTTTGAGGAAAGCTTTAATGATTATACAAGGAGATTAGGCCTAGATTTTACTATTGAAGATATAATGCAACAGAAAACCATAAACGGTAAAGAATTTGATATAGAAATAGGTGACAGAGCGGCAAGAATCTATTTTGCAGTATTTGAAGAAAAAGACGGAGAGCCTGGAGGAATAATTGCTGTTGTGCAGGATGTAACCAGACAAATGAAACTGGAAAAGATGAGAAGAGAATTTGTGGCAAATGTATCTCATGAATTAAGGACTCCGCTGACATCCATAAAAAGCTACTCAGAGACCTTGCTGGATGGAGCACTGGAGGATCCTGTCATGTCAAGAAAATTCCTTTCAGTCATTAATACTGAAGCAGACAGGATGACGAGGCTGGTTAAAGACTTGCTTCAGCTTTCCAGCCATGATAATAATCAAGCTAAGCTTAACATACAAAAAATTTATTTGACCGAAATTGTAAAGAACTGTGTTGAAAAAATGAGGATAGAGGCAGATGGGAAAAACCAAATACTGGAATACCATGCTGGAAGTGAGATTCCTGTAGTACATGCAGACAGGGACAGAATTGAACAGGTCATTGTTAACTTGTTAAGTAATGCAATAAAATATACACCTGCGGGTGGGAAAATAGTAGTAGATTTAGGTGTATTGCCAGAGGAAGTATTTATAAAAATTGTTGATACAGGTATTGGTATACCCGAAGAGGATATACCAAGAATATTCGAGAGATTTTATCGGGTAGATAAAGCCCGTTCAAGAGAAATGGGCGGAACGGGACTGGGCTTGTCTATTGCAAAGGAGATTGTTGAAGCTCATTCAGGGCAAATAACTATAGAAAGCCAGTTGGGAAAAGGTACTGAAGTAATGGTAAAACTACCTATTAGAAACAAGGATAATGATATTTTTAACGAGGGTGTAATTCAATCTTAAATGCCATGTAATTGTTTTGTAACAAAGATTAGATATAATAAAGATGAAAAATTTTGTAAAAATATTGATTTAATGAAATAGCCATGACGAGTAATTTTATAGTTTGAGGGGATATGTGTGTATAAAAAAATTATATTTTTCCTTATAGTTTGTCTGGCATTAACAGTATGTATGCCAGTATTTGCAAATCCTGAAGAGGAAAATGCGGATTCTCTTAACGAGGAAATTCTCAGCATAGTTACTGAGAAAGATTCAGAAGAAACAGAACAATTCCTTGTTACAATTACCAGGCCTGATGGCGATGAAATAACTCATAGAAAATCCTATGTAATATGTGGTGTTGCCAATGAGGGTAAAATACCTGAAAATCTTGTAGTAGTACTTCTTGTGTATAATGAAAATACAGAAGAGTATGAATTGTTAGAGAATATTGATGGAGAAAGCAGTTGGGCTGTAGGAAGTTTTGGTATGTTTACCAAAGAAGTAATGCTTAAGGAAGGAGCTAATAAAATAAAGATAGTTGTATATGATAATTCAGCGGATAAGTGGCAGGCAGGAGAAAATCTACAGATTAATACTTTTACAGTGACAGTATTAAAAGAAGGTATACGTCAGAAGATTTTAAATGGAACTCTTAAGATCAGTGAATTTTTTCAAGGAATTCTCCCTGGCCTGGCAAACTGAAAAACTTAAGCTGCAGAAAGCTTGTTGGGACAAGGAAAATGATGAATGAAAAGTGAAACAGCGAAGACTTACATACTTGTAATATTGATAATTATCTGCTTAATTCAGTTAGGAATCCTGTGGAACTACCAGAACCATGGGTTTCCTATCAGTTTTTTAATGAGCTTCTTTAGCAGTGACGGCACAGATTATACAGCTGCAGATGAAAAGGCTGCCATAGAAGAATTTTTTGTTCCCTATAGAATTATTGTTTCAAATGGTTGGGAATCTCATTGGATAATAGGAACTAATGACAAGTATTTTGAACAGTTGTGGCAAAATGCAAAACATCACCTAACAGAAGCTCTCTCTTCTAAAAAATATCAGGAATTTATCCCCCTTGAAAAATGGGGAGAGTGTATAACTAAAAGAGGTTATAGCATAGAATTTAAAATAAATATTCCAAACACTTTATTAAAAAGTCTTCTGGATCTTGAGAACATTAATTCTGAAGATTCTCCCGGATTATATAAAATGATGGTTGTTCCAGGCGGATATATAGGAATGAATTCTACTACGGTATATGTGATGGACGGTAAAGGAATATACAAGTATACCACCGGTAGACAGGAGGATGACCTGGAGGACGGAGGCTTTGAAAAGCTCATTACAAAACTTGAACAATCCAAGGATAATAATTCTGAGTATAAAGTATTTGCTGAACTTGTTAATACTGAAAGATTCAACTACTCAATAAGTCCGGATGTTTTATTTACATATAGTTCAGTATATAGAGAATATAATAATATTAACTGGAGTGTACCCGGAAAAATCGGAAAAAACGAACAGGATAAACTTAGCAAATTGGACGGGCTGGCAAAAATAGTACTGGGCAATGAAAAAGATAGTTTTGACCATTCTATTGACAGTAACGGAACAATTCTATTTAAAAATCTGGACAGTATATTCAGGATATATAATGATGGATTTTTTGAATTCAGATATATTCCAGGCACACAAGGTCTTGAGAAAGGTAGTATTAGTTCGGCTTTTATTTCAGCTTCCCGTTTTCTAAAAAGAATCCTGGCCCTTTGCAGTTCTGATAACAGGCTGTTTTTATCGGGAATACTGGAAAATCAGGACCACTATGTCTTTACATTCGATTATTTAGTTGAAGATATTCCGGTAACCTTTGGAGATAATATTACAATACGGAATTATCAGCAAAAGAATGCAGTAATTATGGAAGTCAGCAGAAATAAAGTTATTGGGTGCCGCTGGATATTAATGGACTTCTTTAAATTAAAAGAAGAGAATAGCTATAATATGAATACTATTAGTCTTCTTGAAAAAAGCAAGCTTAAATTAAATGAAGTTTCGATAAGGGATATGTATGTTTCATATTATATGAATGATAGCAGGAGTAGTACAATATTGCCCCACTGGATTATAGAAGACAGAGATGGAAATATATATGCTGTGCAAATGATAAAAAAGGAAAAAGGTAGTTAACTATGGATTGGCCAAAAGCAAAGAATATTTTAATAATTGTTTTATTAATATTAAACTTTGTCTTACTTCTAATTATAGGGTTTTATAAGATTGATGCAGGCGAATCTAAGGAAACTCTGAATTCTATAAAAAAAATTCTTGAAAACAGGAATGTAATTATTAATTGTACCGTACCTGTCTATAATAAAAATATACCCTATATTATATTTGAAAACGGAAGTCCTGATATGGCTGCCATTGCCGAAATTCTTCTGGGAAATGTCATGAAAATTCCTGATGAGGACATAGCAGGCAAGGTGCTTGTTTCCGGGAAGAAAAAAATAGTTATAGGCTATGATAATACTTTGGAGTATTATAATGAGGAGCCTTCAGAGAATTATGGCAATATGGACATTGCGCAAGCGGAAGAATATGCCCGGGATTTTCTGAAAAACCTGAATATCCAGGTGGATAACTATGAACTGGACAACTATTCAATTAGTCCTGAAGGAGATTATACTTTGCTGCTTATTGAAAAGTATAAGGATTTTTATATATTTGATAATTACGCAATAGTTAACCTGTCCGGATCAGGTATTAAAAAATTAATATTTGGGTATAAAAAAATTAAAGGGTTCTCACCTGATTCAGAAGTATCTGCAATGTCAGCTTATCAAGTACTTGTAAAAAACGCTGATAAAATTAACAATGTTACAATTACTGACATTGATATTGGCTTTAAGGGCTTTTTTCAGCCGGGACAAGAAGTTCAGAAGTCTTCTGAGGGACCTTCCTGGAGAGTTATTACCGAGGAAGGAGATTGTTTTTATTTTAAAGCTTCAGATGGAGAACCTGTAATGTGAAAAAATTATCGTATTACTTTTTTGTATAACATGTTATAATGTTAATGTTGATTTATACTCACGCAAAAGATAAAAGGCAGGTGCAACTATTTTGGAAGTGTTTGTTATTAACGGACAGAAACCTTTATATGGAGAAGTATTTATTAGTGGAGCAAAGAATGCTGCAGTAGCTATTGTGCCTGCTGCGCTGCTAATAGATGGTTGGTGTAGGATTGAAAATGTACCTGATATAACGGATGTCAGGCTTCTTGAAGATATTATTACCCAGCTTGGTGCCAAGGTTGAATTTGAAGATAAGAATACAATTATTATAGATTCAAGAGAATTACATTCCTATAGAGCTTCTTATGAAATGGTAAAAAGCCTTAGAGCTTCTTATTATTTGTTAGGTGCCCTTCTTGGAAGGATAGGGAAAGTAGAAGTATCATCTCCTGGTGGCTGTGATTTCGGTTTTAGGCCGATAGACCAGCACATCAAAGGGTTTGAAGCCCTAGGCGCAAAAATTGAGATGGAAGGCGGAATTATCAGGGCTTCTGCTGAAAAGCTGGTTGGAACTTCAATATATCTTGATATTGTCAGCGTTGGAGCTACAATTAATCTTATGATGGCAGCTGTTCTGGCAGAGGGTACTACTATAATCGAAAATGCAGCTAAGGAGCCTCATGTGGTTGATACAGCAAACTTTCTGAACACTATGGGAGCAGATATCAGAGGAGCGGGGACTGATGTAATAAAAATCAGAGGGGTTAAGTCTTTAAAAGGAGGAGCTACTTATTCTATTATTCCTGATCAAATTGAAGCAGGTACATATATGATAGCTGCAGCTGCAACAGGAGGAGAAGTTGTTGTAAGAAATGTTATTCCTAAACATATGGAATCTCTAAGCGCAAAACTTAGTGAAATGAATATAGAAGTAACGGAAAATGGAGATTGGATTAAGGTTAAAGGAACTAAAAAAATTCAAAGAGCGAATATTAAAACACTGCCCTATCCGGGTTTCCCTACCGATTTGCATCCTCTCATAGCCGTTCCTTTGTGCCTTGCCAAGGGCATAAGTACAATAACAGAAGGAGTATGGGATTCTCGTTTTCAGTACATAGAAGAATTAAAAAGAATGGGAGCAAATATAAAAGTAGAGGGCAGAGTTGCTTTTATTGATGGAGGTAATAGGCTGTCGGGAGCACCGGTGAAGGCTAATGATTTAAGAGCTGGTGCTGCGCT
Encoded here:
- a CDS encoding Spo0E family sporulation regulatory protein-aspartic acid phosphatase — encoded protein: MQSMLEAILSKMHDRLDQLIVYHNYDLQHSEIQEYSKKLDEIILLYTKNTKVQKEDTSN
- a CDS encoding response regulator transcription factor, encoding MDKKILIVDDEKNIVDILKYNLKKEGFETIEAYDGEQAINMALNNKPDLIILDVMLPKYDGFTVCRKLRQSISTPIIMLTAKEEEVDKVLGLELGADDYITKPFSTRELIARIKANLRRTVFENSSNNDTANVLNFGDLAIDIDRYEVRRDGEVIDLTLREFELVKFLAMHNGQIFTRESLLEKVWGYEYYGDVRTVDVTIRRIREKLEKDTSNCEYILTKRGVGYYFRKSC
- a CDS encoding cell wall metabolism sensor histidine kinase WalK, with translation MLGEHRMFLKSLQWRLVAFFCIVTFCLIIPISFLLNKSVEYTYYDIFIQDIQRVFKGWDVTSSNPSLMEIQNGIRNNPNVFYIMGENRSYTIVGRKDNTIYFSSDPSYDEMSNGKFLNGLLQSENFLKGLAGTGDGDNNRLVRYDNRDFFDYAKPIGDYVLYIRFYKDEWQRTINVFNRIIFSSLLFALTFAIILGYLLSKTITVPIVRLMHKAESIARGDFSQVLEVKSDDEIGKLTEAFNYMSKNLRDTLAEISSEKNKIETILNYMTDGVVAFNKKGEVIHTNPAFIEMVGEENFEESFNDYTRRLGLDFTIEDIMQQKTINGKEFDIEIGDRAARIYFAVFEEKDGEPGGIIAVVQDVTRQMKLEKMRREFVANVSHELRTPLTSIKSYSETLLDGALEDPVMSRKFLSVINTEADRMTRLVKDLLQLSSHDNNQAKLNIQKIYLTEIVKNCVEKMRIEADGKNQILEYHAGSEIPVVHADRDRIEQVIVNLLSNAIKYTPAGGKIVVDLGVLPEEVFIKIVDTGIGIPEEDIPRIFERFYRVDKARSREMGGTGLGLSIAKEIVEAHSGQITIESQLGKGTEVMVKLPIRNKDNDIFNEGVIQS
- a CDS encoding UDP-N-acetylglucosamine 1-carboxyvinyltransferase; amino-acid sequence: MEVFVINGQKPLYGEVFISGAKNAAVAIVPAALLIDGWCRIENVPDITDVRLLEDIITQLGAKVEFEDKNTIIIDSRELHSYRASYEMVKSLRASYYLLGALLGRIGKVEVSSPGGCDFGFRPIDQHIKGFEALGAKIEMEGGIIRASAEKLVGTSIYLDIVSVGATINLMMAAVLAEGTTIIENAAKEPHVVDTANFLNTMGADIRGAGTDVIKIRGVKSLKGGATYSIIPDQIEAGTYMIAAAATGGEVVVRNVIPKHMESLSAKLSEMNIEVTENGDWIKVKGTKKIQRANIKTLPYPGFPTDLHPLIAVPLCLAKGISTITEGVWDSRFQYIEELKRMGANIKVEGRVAFIDGGNRLSGAPVKANDLRAGAALIIAGLVASGTTEIYNVKYIDRGYENIEGKLSGLGADIKRITK